One region of bacterium genomic DNA includes:
- the rpsQ gene encoding 30S ribosomal protein S17 codes for MRKRLEGKVVSDKQNKTIIVEVERMVLHPLYKKYIRRHTRVACHDSQNTAKVGDKVVIEATRPISKTKHWRLVKIAGK; via the coding sequence ATGAGAAAGAGATTAGAGGGCAAGGTAGTAAGTGATAAGCAAAATAAGACAATAATTGTGGAGGTTGAAAGGATGGTTCTTCATCCACTATACAAAAAATACATCCGTCGTCATACTCGTGTTGCCTGCCATGATTCACAAAATACAGCAAAAGTTGGGGATAAGGTAGTAATAGAAGCAACGAGACCTATATCAAAAACAAAACATTGGAGGTTAGTAAAGATTGCTGGTAAGTAA
- the rpsS gene encoding 30S ribosomal protein S19, giving the protein MARSLKKGVWVDKKLVDKLKKIDKTKEKKIIKTWSRRSVIIPDFVGHTIAIHDGRKHVPVYITENMVGHRLGEFAPTRTFRAHGGRKARAEEVS; this is encoded by the coding sequence ATGGCAAGGTCTCTTAAAAAAGGGGTTTGGGTTGATAAGAAATTAGTTGATAAGCTCAAAAAGATAGATAAAACAAAAGAAAAAAAGATTATAAAGACTTGGTCAAGGAGGTCAGTTATAATACCTGATTTTGTTGGTCATACAATTGCTATCCATGACGGTCGCAAGCATGTTCCAGTTTATATAACTGAAAATATGGTAGGACATCGACTTGGTGAGTTTGCACCCACCCGTACATTTAGGGCGCATGGTGGAAGAAAAGCAAGAGCTGAGGAGGTAAGTTGA
- the rplN gene encoding 50S ribosomal protein L14, with the protein MIQRFTRLKIADNSGAKIGMCIGISGGGSRRYASLGDIITVVIKDALPQSQMKKSSIQRAVIVRVKKECRREDGSYIRFDENACVLINKEGEPIGTRVFGPIARELREKKFMKIASLASEVI; encoded by the coding sequence ATGATTCAAAGGTTTACAAGGCTAAAAATAGCCGACAATTCGGGTGCCAAAATAGGGATGTGCATTGGAATTTCAGGTGGTGGTTCAAGGAGGTATGCGAGTCTTGGAGATATAATAACAGTTGTTATAAAGGATGCATTACCACAATCACAAATGAAGAAGAGTAGTATACAGCGAGCAGTTATAGTGAGGGTAAAAAAGGAGTGTAGGAGAGAAGATGGTAGTTATATAAGATTTGACGAAAATGCCTGTGTCCTAATAAATAAGGAGGGTGAGCCAATTGGGACAAGGGTATTTGGTCCGATTGCACGAGAATTAAGGGAAAAGAAATTTATGAAGATTGCCTCACTGGCATCTGAAGTAATATGA
- the rpmC gene encoding 50S ribosomal protein L29, translating to MKAKELRELLPDELDSKLHELREELFSLRFKHKTQSISNPLKLRTLRRDIARVLTIKHEKEIRGQGSK from the coding sequence ATGAAAGCTAAAGAGTTGCGCGAACTCTTGCCAGATGAACTCGATTCAAAATTACACGAGTTGCGTGAAGAACTATTTTCACTTAGGTTTAAACATAAGACTCAAAGTATCTCAAATCCATTAAAACTTAGGACTTTAAGAAGAGATATTGCAAGAGTCCTTACAATTAAACATGAGAAAGAGATTAGAGGGCAAGGTAGTAAGTGA
- the rpsC gene encoding 30S ribosomal protein S3: MGQKTHPTAFRLGITEDWSSKWFTKNEVAKFIQEDYMIRRYITKRIKGGAISKIQIQRTPKRVIITIHTARPGIVIGRKGALIDRLRDELKLAVSRDVAIEVQEIRDPELDATLVAESVARRIEQRVSYRRAMKRAVAEAMKLGAKGIRVATKGRLMGAEIARCEWYREGKIPLHTIRAKIDYACTTARVVYGMIGIKVWIYKGETT; this comes from the coding sequence ATGGGACAGAAGACACATCCAACTGCATTTAGACTTGGAATCACTGAGGATTGGAGTTCCAAATGGTTTACAAAAAACGAGGTTGCAAAGTTTATTCAAGAAGACTATATGATAAGGAGGTATATAACCAAGAGAATAAAAGGTGGTGCTATCTCAAAGATACAGATTCAACGTACCCCGAAGCGTGTTATAATAACAATACATACAGCAAGACCCGGAATAGTCATTGGTAGGAAGGGAGCTTTAATAGATAGATTAAGGGATGAGCTTAAACTTGCAGTTTCTCGTGATGTTGCGATTGAAGTTCAGGAAATAAGGGATCCTGAACTTGATGCCACTCTTGTAGCTGAAAGTGTTGCCCGTCGAATTGAGCAAAGGGTATCTTACCGTAGAGCAATGAAGAGAGCAGTAGCTGAGGCTATGAAGCTGGGTGCAAAGGGGATAAGGGTTGCAACTAAGGGCCGACTAATGGGTGCAGAAATTGCGCGCTGTGAATGGTATAGAGAAGGAAAAATTCCTCTCCATACAATAAGGGCAAAAATTGACTATGCATGCACAACTGCACGTGTAGTGTATGGGATGATAGGAATAAAAGTGTGGATTTATAAGGGGGAAACCACTTAA
- the buk gene encoding butyrate kinase translates to MRKYKIFVINPGSTSTIVALFENDKEINRVKIEHSQEELKKYSSAIEQLEFRKQMIKNILNEWRIPARRFALTGGKDVNAVVGRGGLLKPLESGTYRINEAMVNDIKEGRVQSEHISNIGPLLAFEIGNELGVPSFTADPVSVDEFEPLSRVSGIPEIKRIALQHTLNIKAMAKKASKELGKSLEEINLIVAHIGGGISICPIKRGRIVDSNNANEEGPFSPERSGGLPVYQLVKLCFSGKYDESWLKKRIVGNGGLIAYLETNKVEEVEERIAKHDEKAKFYLEAMAYQIAKEIGAMATVLKGKVDVIVITGGAANSNMLINWIKERISFIAPILVYPGENEMLALAQATLRILKNEEKEKIYK, encoded by the coding sequence ATGCGTAAATATAAGATATTTGTCATAAATCCGGGCTCTACATCAACTATTGTTGCACTCTTTGAGAATGATAAAGAGATAAATAGGGTAAAAATTGAGCATTCACAGGAAGAACTCAAAAAATATTCAAGTGCTATAGAACAGCTTGAATTTAGGAAGCAAATGATTAAAAATATACTTAATGAATGGAGAATACCTGCCCGCCGCTTTGCTTTGACAGGCGGGAAAGATGTCAATGCAGTTGTGGGTAGAGGAGGGCTATTAAAACCATTAGAAAGTGGAACTTATAGAATAAATGAAGCTATGGTTAACGATATCAAAGAAGGACGAGTTCAAAGTGAGCATATATCAAATATAGGTCCGCTGCTGGCATTTGAGATTGGAAATGAGCTTGGTGTACCCTCATTTACAGCTGACCCTGTATCAGTTGATGAATTTGAGCCCCTTTCAAGGGTGTCGGGTATACCAGAAATTAAAAGAATAGCACTACAGCATACCTTAAACATAAAAGCTATGGCAAAGAAAGCATCAAAGGAACTTGGTAAATCATTGGAAGAAATAAATCTTATAGTAGCACATATCGGTGGAGGTATATCTATCTGTCCAATTAAGAGAGGCCGAATAGTGGACAGCAACAATGCAAATGAAGAAGGACCATTTTCACCTGAGCGAAGTGGCGGACTACCCGTATATCAACTTGTTAAGTTATGCTTTTCTGGAAAGTATGACGAAAGTTGGCTTAAAAAGAGAATAGTAGGTAATGGTGGACTTATAGCTTATCTTGAAACAAATAAAGTAGAAGAAGTAGAGGAAAGGATAGCTAAACACGACGAAAAAGCAAAGTTTTATCTTGAGGCTATGGCTTATCAAATTGCAAAAGAGATAGGGGCAATGGCTACAGTACTTAAAGGAAAAGTGGATGTCATAGTCATTACGGGAGGGGCAGCAAATTCTAATATGCTAATCAACTGGATAAAAGAGAGAATCTCATTTATAGCACCTATACTTGTTTACCCCGGGGAGAATGAAATGTTAGCTCTTGCACAAGCAACTTTGAGAATACTAAAGAATGAAGAAAAAGAGAAAATATATAAATAA
- the rplP gene encoding 50S ribosomal protein L16, protein MLMPKRTKFRKQHRGRMKGKAKGGTRIAFGDWAIQSLEPAWISSRQIEACRVAITRHLKRGGKVWLRIFPDKPISKKPAETRMGKGKGEPEYWVAVVKPGRILFELAGVAEDVAREAVRLGASKLPIKTRFLKRSEFYR, encoded by the coding sequence ATGTTAATGCCAAAACGTACAAAATTTAGGAAACAACACAGGGGACGAATGAAAGGTAAAGCAAAAGGTGGTACTCGTATAGCTTTTGGAGACTGGGCTATCCAATCGCTTGAGCCTGCTTGGATAAGTAGTCGTCAGATTGAAGCTTGTAGAGTAGCTATAACTCGTCACCTTAAGCGAGGCGGAAAAGTTTGGCTCCGTATTTTTCCTGATAAGCCTATCAGTAAGAAACCAGCAGAGACAAGGATGGGTAAAGGGAAGGGGGAACCAGAATATTGGGTAGCTGTAGTTAAGCCGGGTAGAATTTTATTTGAACTTGCTGGTGTTGCTGAAGATGTAGCAAGAGAGGCTGTAAGACTTGGGGCATCAAAATTACCAATTAAGACAAGATTTTTAAAGAGGAGTGAATTTTATAGATGA
- a CDS encoding type Z 30S ribosomal protein S14: MAKKSWIAKQKRPPKFKTRQYQRCAICGRSRAVYRKFGLCRICFRQLALRGELPGVKKASW; the protein is encoded by the coding sequence ATGGCAAAAAAGAGCTGGATAGCTAAACAGAAGAGACCACCAAAGTTTAAGACAAGACAATATCAACGATGCGCAATTTGTGGTCGTTCAAGGGCAGTTTACAGAAAATTTGGTCTCTGTAGGATTTGCTTTAGACAACTTGCTCTTAGAGGTGAACTCCCGGGAGTTAAAAAAGCAAGCTGGTAA
- a CDS encoding M14 family zinc carboxypeptidase: MNAIYILITLLSLQLPKRLVEIPIKTHNEVYKLGRLKITIVDAGDSYARAILDDKEIEHLKSLGYEVKVIFEDYRELSKRILEKKQYHTYEQVVQEMIEVATNYPHIATLDTIGYSVQNRLILGMKISDNPIAHENEPGIRFTGCHHGDEHIATEIVLYMIHYLTDNYSTSPHIKELVDSREIWFIPMVNPDGVYHNTRENANGVDLNRDYGYMWEGWGGSPGPFSQPETQAMRKNVLENRFVLGFDYHSAPNVGSDVRIVNTLWDYSPIYPQVDTIMMNIGKDYADSTGYELIRGWYWYGVHGSCQDAMYGCEGIIDYTIETPYPDNPEGVCESNREAILSMINRAGDIGIAGIVTDSITGAPLDARVDIKEIHWPIYTDSRLGDYHRILLPGTYTVEVSANGYLTKTIPGVTVSDLVTQLDVTLTPGGGCYAHRIVWACVADPNDAHTNRTLTTDVLGVPDDAFLSIGVSGNIVLDMGENTPITGIFTVYEGDDGVSDEGYEVLISNIWNGPFVSVGTGYGTQSFDIGIVGYDEARYVKIIDDGDGNPNTPYAGFDLDAIESKPILGPCLTYKGYLINDSGSGGNNDSIPEPGEIVGISIIIKNRGTENLSNVTGTIVTQSPYINILVDTASFGDVSAGEEDTSSTYYTLSIDSGCPTPYQPICELTLAGDGYSTTNSFSIVIGSPGFYDDMECDTLQWTHSGANDLWHITEHRYASPTHSWYCGNEGSWQYDNNMNASITSREILITSNSHLEFDHWYDTELGYDYAYLEISVNGSGWTQLDRWDGGSDGWEHETYDFTYPAGTIVQIRFRLNTDGSEVREGWYIDNVYIWPPVVAVKELKERQVKIVLFQNLPNPFTKTTVIRIKGLSSRLINQTHTLQIYDITGRLVKSFPLITDHLSLTTAVSWDGTDNLGKKVGSGVYFYQLVLDNYKLSKKLIFINH; encoded by the coding sequence ATGAACGCAATTTATATTCTTATTACATTACTCTCACTTCAGCTACCTAAAAGGTTAGTTGAAATTCCAATTAAAACTCACAATGAAGTTTATAAACTTGGTAGATTAAAGATTACAATCGTAGATGCAGGTGATTCCTATGCGAGAGCTATTTTGGATGATAAAGAAATAGAGCATCTCAAGTCTTTAGGATACGAGGTGAAGGTCATATTTGAGGATTACAGAGAACTATCCAAGAGAATATTGGAGAAAAAGCAATATCATACATACGAGCAAGTGGTTCAAGAAATGATTGAAGTAGCAACTAATTATCCACATATTGCAACACTTGATACAATAGGCTATTCAGTCCAAAATAGGTTGATACTTGGAATGAAGATTTCAGATAATCCAATAGCTCATGAGAATGAGCCAGGTATTAGATTTACTGGATGCCATCATGGGGATGAACATATTGCAACAGAGATTGTTCTTTATATGATTCACTATCTAACTGATAACTATTCAACAAGTCCACATATAAAAGAGCTCGTTGATTCAAGGGAGATATGGTTTATCCCGATGGTCAATCCTGATGGTGTTTACCATAATACAAGAGAGAATGCAAATGGAGTAGATTTAAATCGTGATTATGGATATATGTGGGAAGGATGGGGTGGAAGTCCTGGCCCATTCTCACAGCCAGAAACTCAAGCGATGAGAAAAAATGTGTTAGAGAATAGATTTGTACTCGGGTTTGATTACCATTCAGCTCCTAATGTAGGCTCTGACGTGAGAATTGTAAACACTCTTTGGGACTATTCACCAATATACCCTCAGGTAGATACTATAATGATGAACATCGGCAAAGATTATGCAGACTCTACAGGATATGAGTTAATTCGAGGCTGGTATTGGTATGGAGTCCATGGTAGTTGCCAAGATGCTATGTATGGATGTGAAGGGATTATTGACTATACAATAGAAACACCTTATCCTGATAATCCAGAAGGTGTTTGTGAGTCCAATAGGGAGGCAATACTTTCAATGATAAATAGGGCTGGTGATATAGGGATTGCAGGAATTGTGACCGACTCAATAACAGGAGCTCCACTGGATGCAAGAGTAGATATTAAGGAAATACACTGGCCAATATACACAGATTCAAGACTCGGTGACTATCACCGTATTCTACTACCCGGTACTTATACTGTTGAAGTCTCTGCTAATGGATACTTAACCAAAACAATACCGGGAGTAACGGTTAGTGATTTGGTTACTCAATTAGATGTTACCCTTACGCCGGGTGGTGGTTGTTATGCACACCGTATTGTATGGGCATGTGTTGCAGACCCTAATGATGCTCATACTAATCGTACCCTGACCACAGATGTACTTGGAGTACCAGATGATGCTTTTCTCTCTATCGGAGTGAGTGGAAACATAGTTCTCGATATGGGTGAGAATACACCAATCACCGGTATTTTCACTGTTTATGAAGGTGATGACGGTGTCTCTGATGAGGGGTATGAAGTTCTAATTTCAAATATTTGGAATGGTCCATTTGTTTCAGTTGGCACAGGATATGGGACACAGAGTTTTGATATAGGAATAGTAGGGTATGATGAAGCAAGGTATGTAAAAATTATTGATGATGGTGATGGCAATCCCAATACCCCCTATGCAGGCTTTGATTTAGATGCAATTGAAAGTAAACCAATATTAGGCCCTTGTCTCACTTATAAAGGATATTTAATTAACGATTCTGGGTCTGGTGGCAATAATGATTCAATCCCAGAACCTGGTGAGATTGTTGGTATTTCAATAATAATTAAAAATCGTGGCACTGAAAATCTATCAAATGTAACAGGAACTATTGTAACGCAATCTCCTTATATTAATATTCTTGTTGACACTGCAAGCTTTGGTGATGTATCAGCTGGTGAAGAGGATACTTCATCCACATATTACACGCTATCAATTGACTCGGGATGCCCTACTCCTTATCAACCTATCTGTGAACTAACACTGGCAGGTGACGGATATTCAACTACAAATAGCTTCTCAATAGTTATAGGAAGCCCTGGTTTCTATGATGATATGGAATGCGATACTTTACAGTGGACGCATTCAGGTGCTAATGACTTATGGCATATAACCGAGCATAGATACGCCTCCCCAACTCATTCTTGGTATTGTGGAAATGAGGGGAGCTGGCAATATGATAACAATATGAACGCATCCATTACGAGTAGAGAAATTCTTATTACATCTAATTCACATCTTGAGTTTGACCACTGGTATGACACAGAGTTGGGCTACGACTACGCTTATTTAGAAATTAGTGTAAATGGAAGTGGATGGACTCAACTTGACCGCTGGGATGGTGGCAGTGATGGATGGGAACACGAAACTTATGATTTTACCTATCCAGCAGGTACAATAGTGCAAATCAGGTTCAGACTGAATACAGACGGTTCTGAGGTTAGAGAGGGCTGGTATATTGACAACGTATATATATGGCCACCAGTGGTTGCAGTAAAAGAGCTCAAGGAGAGACAGGTAAAGATTGTTCTATTCCAGAATTTACCAAATCCATTTACCAAAACTACAGTGATTAGGATTAAGGGATTAAGTAGTAGGTTGATTAATCAAACCCATACGCTACAAATTTACGACATTACTGGCAGATTAGTCAAGTCTTTTCCACTAATCACCGACCACTTGTCACTTACCACTGCCGTTTCCTGGGATGGTACTGATAATTTAGGTAAAAAGGTAGGTTCTGGTGTTTATTTCTATCAGTTAGTGTTAGATAATTACAAATTGTCGAAGAAACTCATCTTTATAAATCACTAA
- the rplV gene encoding 50S ribosomal protein L22, with protein MEGIACQKYVGVASKKLKRLAEPLKGKSVRDAESILKFSPSPSSKWLQRAIHSAASNLKNKLGPGAPTTDEDLWIYTIKIDRGPAYKRLNPRAMGRADIMRRRTSHITVIVKSE; from the coding sequence ATGGAAGGTATAGCTTGTCAAAAATATGTTGGAGTAGCTTCAAAAAAATTAAAGAGACTTGCAGAGCCTCTCAAGGGAAAAAGTGTTCGTGATGCAGAAAGCATATTAAAATTCTCACCGAGTCCCTCATCTAAGTGGCTTCAGAGAGCAATACATTCTGCAGCATCAAATCTTAAAAACAAACTCGGTCCCGGCGCTCCTACTACAGATGAGGATTTATGGATATATACCATAAAAATTGACCGTGGTCCTGCATATAAGAGGCTCAACCCAAGGGCTATGGGACGAGCAGACATAATGAGGAGAAGGACTTCTCATATCACAGTGATAGTGAAGAGTGAATAA
- a CDS encoding C25 family cysteine peptidase, with the protein MDFSSYTGCTLTFYAWQSSNYDDYLVIGVVTQGGGVNDPTWTSLGYLYQSGSNWDGWYADLSAYDGQPSVVIGFDYYTATPDQNSVGVDYVTVIGIGGGTPDIYVTPESLYYYYEGPSKVAKVNGYWNDREVCVKVNVPDFKVESLEDGTQKVNIAGFGHLGKIGAPYLPAKIYTVAIPPGAVVKSVDVTGTRNELPGTYNIMPTPPSLPLNDYQEIVAQLMEQYNANKDKFYSSTALYPAVIGELRGTGGLRRYNLVDVAIYPFTYQPVSKKLYYTHDVTITIRYTMDSKKKEESMRLLSDNLADDAASEVIYNYSQAREWYGNIIPAKQTYDYVIITTQANTGDCATLVNWKTSLGYSVNVVTKEWINTNYTGNDIQQKIRNFLRDKYPSSQWGIKYVLIVGDNNNIPMRICTPYNNDPDGPMNDPQCSPIPTDLYYAELTAPDNTSWNSDGDSYYGEVWGQNHEPPGDDRPDYHADIHLGRIPWSDGQKIRHICDKIVAFEQNTDLTYKKMALLAGGILFFANENGNPNIPFYDGAKVMEDLMDNGVIERANAAYLYEKEGLSPSPHSCTAPLTEQNTINYWSNRGIFNEFNHGANVAYYRKVWAWDNGNNIPEDAEMQWPEAFSTSCAPLVDDIHPAIGFLMSCLCGYPETLNNLGAALLYQGCASIIAATRVSWGTGENWDYYFFENLLKDTSTTHAKVGDAFDAGRNEYVTNLGFEHWLNLYDFVLYGDPALYHFGAVGGEYLSGTMRVHNNGDGVLNVSNISHTQNWIVSTNPSSFSVSPGDSCGVTVLVNPKGLPQGVYRDTLKITSNDPDEGMYPVKVVLRVGVTGVEEDDIISKDKSTYVMLDNYPDPFTHNTAIRVQGVGVSEKDRVGLQIYDLSGRLVKSFTLPTNHLSLTAAVSWDGKDDSGRKVATGVYFIKLIVDNHSKATDKVILLK; encoded by the coding sequence TTGGATTTTTCAAGTTACACGGGTTGTACGCTTACATTTTATGCGTGGCAGAGCAGTAACTATGACGATTATCTCGTTATTGGGGTTGTAACCCAAGGTGGTGGTGTAAATGACCCGACATGGACTTCTTTAGGCTATCTTTATCAGAGTGGTTCTAACTGGGATGGCTGGTATGCTGACCTATCTGCATACGACGGTCAACCAAGTGTAGTAATTGGATTTGATTATTACACAGCAACACCGGACCAAAATAGTGTAGGTGTAGATTATGTAACTGTGATTGGGATAGGGGGTGGTACACCAGATATATATGTTACACCTGAATCTCTATATTATTATTATGAAGGTCCATCAAAGGTTGCTAAAGTTAATGGATACTGGAATGATAGAGAGGTATGTGTTAAAGTTAATGTACCGGATTTTAAGGTTGAGTCACTTGAAGACGGTACTCAAAAGGTCAACATTGCTGGCTTTGGTCATCTTGGTAAAATTGGTGCACCATACCTACCAGCAAAGATATACACTGTTGCAATACCACCGGGTGCAGTTGTGAAGTCTGTTGATGTGACTGGGACAAGAAATGAGCTCCCCGGCACTTATAACATTATGCCCACACCACCATCTTTGCCACTAAACGATTATCAAGAAATTGTAGCACAGCTAATGGAGCAATACAATGCGAATAAAGATAAATTTTACTCCTCTACTGCACTTTATCCTGCGGTCATAGGTGAACTGCGCGGGACAGGTGGGTTGAGAAGATACAACTTAGTTGATGTTGCCATTTATCCATTTACATATCAACCTGTATCCAAGAAACTTTATTATACACACGATGTTACGATAACAATTAGATATACTATGGACAGCAAGAAAAAAGAAGAGTCTATGAGACTATTATCTGATAATTTAGCAGATGATGCGGCGAGTGAGGTTATTTATAACTACAGCCAGGCAAGAGAGTGGTATGGAAATATTATACCAGCAAAACAGACTTATGATTATGTGATTATAACTACACAAGCAAATACTGGCGACTGTGCTACGTTAGTGAATTGGAAGACTTCACTTGGCTACAGTGTGAATGTAGTGACAAAAGAATGGATAAATACTAATTACACAGGGAATGATATACAGCAAAAGATACGCAACTTTTTGCGTGATAAATATCCAAGTAGCCAGTGGGGTATAAAGTATGTGCTTATTGTAGGTGATAACAATAATATACCTATGCGTATATGTACTCCTTATAATAATGACCCAGATGGTCCAATGAATGACCCACAGTGCTCTCCTATACCAACTGATTTATATTATGCTGAATTGACAGCCCCAGACAATACATCCTGGAATAGTGACGGTGACAGTTACTACGGTGAGGTTTGGGGTCAAAACCATGAGCCACCAGGAGATGATAGACCAGACTATCATGCCGATATCCATTTGGGTAGGATTCCGTGGAGTGATGGTCAAAAAATAAGGCATATATGTGATAAAATAGTGGCATTTGAGCAAAATACTGACCTTACTTATAAGAAAATGGCACTACTTGCTGGTGGAATACTATTTTTTGCTAATGAGAACGGAAACCCCAACATTCCCTTTTATGATGGTGCAAAAGTTATGGAAGATTTGATGGACAACGGGGTTATAGAAAGGGCGAACGCTGCCTACCTATACGAGAAAGAGGGACTATCTCCAAGTCCACATTCCTGTACTGCACCACTTACTGAGCAGAATACAATCAATTACTGGAGTAATAGGGGAATCTTTAATGAGTTTAATCATGGGGCAAATGTAGCATACTATCGGAAGGTATGGGCATGGGATAACGGTAATAACATACCGGAGGATGCTGAAATGCAATGGCCTGAGGCATTTAGCACAAGTTGTGCACCATTAGTAGACGATATCCATCCTGCAATTGGTTTCCTTATGTCATGTCTGTGTGGATATCCAGAGACACTCAATAATCTTGGTGCCGCCCTTTTGTATCAAGGCTGTGCCAGTATAATAGCAGCTACACGTGTCTCATGGGGAACAGGTGAGAACTGGGATTACTATTTCTTTGAGAATTTACTAAAAGATACCTCTACAACGCATGCAAAAGTGGGCGATGCGTTTGATGCTGGCAGGAATGAATATGTTACTAATTTAGGGTTTGAGCACTGGCTTAATCTATACGATTTTGTCCTCTATGGAGATCCAGCCTTATATCACTTTGGTGCGGTTGGTGGTGAATATCTAAGCGGTACTATGCGTGTCCATAATAATGGAGATGGGGTATTGAATGTATCAAATATCTCACACACACAGAACTGGATTGTGTCAACTAATCCTTCATCTTTCTCAGTTAGCCCCGGTGATTCCTGTGGAGTAACAGTTCTTGTAAATCCTAAGGGATTGCCACAGGGGGTATATCGTGATACTCTGAAAATTACTTCTAATGACCCAGATGAAGGTATGTATCCAGTGAAAGTTGTGCTCCGCGTTGGCGTAACTGGGGTTGAAGAAGACGATATTATCTCTAAAGATAAGTCCACTTATGTAATGCTTGATAATTATCCTGACCCATTTACTCATAATACAGCGATTAGGGTTCAGGGTGTAGGGGTTAGTGAAAAAGATAGGGTTGGCTTACAAATTTATGATTTAAGTGGAAGATTGGTTAAGTCTTTTACACTTCCCACTAATCACTTATCACTGACTGCTGCTGTTTCTTGGGATGGTAAAGATGACAGTGGTAGAAAAGTAGCAACAGGCGTCTACTTTATAAAACTTATCGTAGACAATCATAGTAAAGCAACAGATAAGGTAATTTTACTCAAGTAA
- the rplX gene encoding 50S ribosomal protein L24 translates to MRLKKGDIVRVMSGEYKGKQGKILRIFPSHSVCIVEGVNFQIKHQRPTSPDQQAGRLKKEGPVHISNLKLICPKCGMPTKIGKKKVGDIFTRICKKCGEMIEA, encoded by the coding sequence ATGAGACTTAAAAAAGGCGATATTGTACGTGTAATGAGTGGAGAATATAAAGGTAAACAAGGTAAGATTTTAAGAATTTTTCCTTCACACAGTGTCTGTATAGTAGAGGGAGTTAATTTTCAGATAAAACACCAAAGACCAACATCACCAGATCAGCAGGCAGGTAGGCTTAAAAAGGAGGGTCCGGTTCATATTTCAAACCTTAAACTCATCTGTCCCAAATGTGGTATGCCAACAAAAATTGGTAAGAAAAAGGTAGGAGACATATTTACAAGGATATGCAAAAAGTGTGGAGAAATGATAGAAGCATGA
- the rplE gene encoding 50S ribosomal protein L5, giving the protein MQKVWRNDRSMIPRLKEKYKSHILPELMKKLKYKNPHQVPLLEKIVVNMGIGEAIQDQKILDAGVNDLALITGQRPLVTYARKSVAAFKLRKGKPIGCKVTLRGDRMYEFLDRLINFAIPRIRDFRGLNPNSFDAYGNYTFGVSEQMIFPEISYDKVKHTLGMDITICVKCERKEDSRELLKAFGMPFKG; this is encoded by the coding sequence ATGCAAAAAGTGTGGAGAAATGATAGAAGCATGATACCCAGATTAAAAGAGAAATACAAGAGTCATATTTTGCCTGAGCTTATGAAAAAGCTTAAGTATAAAAATCCTCATCAAGTCCCTCTACTTGAAAAAATTGTCGTAAATATGGGGATAGGTGAAGCTATACAGGACCAAAAAATCTTAGACGCCGGCGTCAATGATTTAGCTCTAATAACAGGTCAACGTCCGTTAGTTACTTATGCAAGAAAGTCAGTAGCTGCCTTTAAATTAAGGAAAGGTAAACCTATAGGCTGCAAAGTAACTCTGAGAGGTGATAGAATGTACGAATTTCTTGACCGTCTCATTAATTTTGCTATTCCAAGAATAAGAGATTTTAGGGGACTTAATCCTAATTCATTTGATGCTTATGGGAATTACACCTTTGGAGTCTCGGAGCAGATGATATTTCCTGAAATCTCTTATGACAAAGTTAAACACACTTTAGGTATGGATATAACTATATGCGTTAAGTGTGAGCGTAAAGAGGACTCGCGTGAGTTATTGAAAGCGTTTGGTATGCCATTCAAGGGGTAA